CTTGTCCACGAGATGGAACAAGAGTCAGGCCGCCCAGAAGCTGCATTGGTCGCGGATGACCCTCTACCGGAAACTCACTAAGCACCACATCGTCAGCAGTCGCAGTGAAACCGAACACGACACACCGGTGCTGTCGGACACCGAAGTGTCACACCCTCTCCTCGATGTGACACCGGTGTGACAGGACGCTGTGACAGATCAAGATTGCTATTGCTTCCACGTTGCCCCTTCTCTCGACGCCAGCTAAGGCGGCGAATTTCCATACTCTCTTGATTCTTGCTTCTCCCGCCTCTCCACCGCCTCATTTCTGCAACATCTCAAAAAAGTGAAACATCCCCTTGCAACATCCTCCTGTCGCGAGGGTAAAGCTCTGAACAAGAGAAACCTCGAAAAACTCTGTCGTTATCACCAGTTAGACGGGACCCTGCCTGTCCAGCCCACGCTGGCTCAAATTTTGCTTTCCCGTAGATCAGGTCAGGTTAGTTTTCCCGAACTAGTCGTGAAGAGTGGGCTTCTCATGGTTCATGGATAGTCTTGCCTTACGAGTATATTGACAGCTCAATTCAGCAAAAGGGTAGCGGAAAGGAAATCAAGATGTCAGACGGATTTAGATTTTGGATGCATGGCGTTTTGAGCACGGGCGGAGCCTATTCCTCATGCGGTACCGCTATGCCATCTGGAACGTTCGCCGATTTTCGTGCGAGGCTCGGCAACTGGGCGGCACTATCAGTTCTCAAGGGATCAGACAATTCAACCTGTTGATCCTAGCGATGCGGAGGCGCTGGTGCGAACCCGCTTCCTTCGTCGCGTCTTTCAAGCGAGATCGTAGCTTTCTGAGGCCATGGAGTTGCCGTTTGGATTACTTCGCGCTCGTTGGTGAAGGGGAACACAGAGGGGGTATCGCTAGCGCACACTCGTAGTTACCCTCAATTCGTTTCGTAAGCTAACTGTAGGTAAGGGATAGGAGGACAACGCATGGCAGAGACACATGAGCGTCTGGGTATGGGGTGGTTGCCGGACTACCCCAGTTTTTGCGATCACACGGTCGACCTGGATGAGCTGCCCCAACGGTTGAAGGATGTGGGACAGCGCGATTCAGTGAAGGCGATGTTGAAAAAGGTGGGCGTCGCGGTCCCACTCAAGGCGCTGCCGGCTTCCGTTGATCTTCGGGCGTGGTGCTCCACCATCGAGGATCAGGGTGCCTTGGGCTCCTGCACGGCGAATGCCGGGGCGGGAATAGTCGAGTATTTTGAGCGTCGAGCCTTCGCGCGTCACCTGGATGCCTCTCGGCTGTTTCTCTATAAAGCGACCAGGAACCTGATGCATGTGACGGGTGATACGGGCGCCTTCCTCAGGACTACGATGGGGGCTCTGGTGCTGTTCGGTGTCCCGCCTGAGGAGTACTGGTCGTATACCATTGCCGATTTTGATAAGGAGCCGACGGCATTCTGCTATGCCTTTGCCCAAAACTATCAGGCGATTCAGTACTATCGGCTTGATCCAACCGGCACAAGCAAACCAACCCTGCTCACCCGGATCAAGACCAACCTGGTGGGGGGGCTGCCGTCGATGTTTGGTTTTACGGTCTATACCTCGATCTCGCAGGCGGCCGGGAGCGGCAAGATCCCATGTCCGACCCCTGGCGAGAAGGTCGCGGGTGGCCATGCCATCGTCGCCGTCGGATACGATGACGCGATGAAGATCAAGAATACGAATCCAGGCGGCGTGGCCACGACCGGGGCGCTGCTGATCCGGAACTCGTGGGGAACGGGATGGGGCGACCACGGCTACGGCTGGCTTCCGTACGATTACGTATTGAAAGGGCTGGCCGTCGATTGGTGGTCACTTCTTAAAAACGAGTGGATTGATACTGGGGCATTTAAGGTATGAACCCACAGTTGGCCTACAGGCGAGGGTAGTACCTCATGGCCGGACTTTATGTCAAATGAATCAAGAATCTGAGGAGTTCAGGGAGGGCCGATCGCTCGAAGGGCGCTACGCCAATTATTTCAAGGTCGGCTATAACGCCTTCGAATTTCTACTCGACTTCGGTCAGTTCTACCCCGAAGGTAAGGAGGCCCGATCGTATACCCGGATCATCACCAGCCCGATCTATGCGAAAGCCCTGCTCGAGACCCTCAGGGAATCGATTGATCGGTACGAACAGACCTTTGGCGCTATCCCCAAGGAAGAGGGGGCTCAACATGGTCGGTATTGATTTTTCGATCGGTCTCAACTGGAAAAGGGGATTTCCACAGAAACAAGGAGGATAAAGCATGCCGGTCGCAGTAAGCTATCCAGGTGTGTACATCGAAGAGATCCCGAGCGGGGTACGGACGATTACGGGCGTTGCCACGTCTATCACCGCATTTCTGGGCCGGGCTATCTTAGGCCCCACCAATGAACCGGTGATGATAAACAGTTTCGGCGATTTTGAACGACAGTTCGGTGGACTTGGGGTCAACTATCCGCTGAGCTACGCGGTCCGTGATTTTTACCTTAACGGCGGCAGCCAGGCGATTATTGTCAGGCTCTATAAAGATCCGGCTACGTCAGGGGATGCCAGGGCCGGCTTGACGGTGGACAATCTTAGTGTGACCGCCAAAAGCCCCGGCGCATGGGGTAAGAAACTGCGTGCAACCATAGACGTCGAAGTCCCCGATGAGATGCGAACACGTTTAGGACTAAGCGCAACCGATGCCCTGTTTAATCTTACGGTTCGACTCGGGAACGATGTTGAAACATTCCTTAATGTAACGGTTACGGACAACGCGAGACGCATCGACAGGGTGCTGAAAGCCGAATCGAGTCTGGTGGAGTGGAAGGGTAGCTGGCCCGGTACAACACCCGCGATGGCGAAGGTGGCGACGGCGCGAGACAAGCTCATGGATTTGAATGACGCATTGAATGCCACGCCGGTGGTTCCGGCGACAGTCGATGCAGCGAGAACCGCTTACGACACCGCCAAACAGGATTTGGACGATGCCGTGACGAAGGCCGAAAAGCAACTGGCCGCTGCGTTAGCGGCCACACCTCAGGTGCCAGCCACCATTGCTGCCGCCCAGACCGCGCTGCAAACTGCCGAGGACAACATGAAAGGTTCGAATGGCGGCGATCTCGATCAGGCGGCGTATGAGGGCAGCAAGAATAACAAAACCGGACTGTATGCGCTGGATAAAGCTGATCTTTTTAATCTTCTGTGCGTTCCGCCGGATAAGCGGGAGAGCGATACACTTCCCGCTGTCTATCAAACGGCCATGGCGTACTGCAAGGAACGGCGAGCCATGTTGATTGTCGATTCGGCGGCCGCGTGGAGCGCAAACAAGGATACCGCGGCAGCCGATGCCAAGAATGGGCTGCCCAGTCTCGGATTATCGGGCGAGGCGGCGCGCAATGCCGCGCTCTACTTCCCTCGCGTGCGGGAGGCTGACCCGCTCCGCGGTGGGCAAATCGATACCTTTGTGCCATGCGGCATCATCGCCGGCATCATGGCTCGCACTGATGCCGCGCGTGGCGTCTGGAAAGCGCCTGCCGGTCTGGATGCCGCCATCAACGGCATTCAGGGCTTGAACGTCGCCCTCAATGATGCCGAGAACGGTATGCTCAATCCGCTCGGCATCAATTGCATGCGCGTATTTCCCGTCAATGGGCGGGTCGTGTGGGGTGCGCGCACCTTGCGCGGTGCGGATCAACTTGCTGATGAGTATAAGTATGTGCCGGTGCGTCGCACCGCCCTCTTCATCGAAGAAAGCCTCTACCGCGGCACACAGTGGGTGGTCTTTGAGCCCAACGACGAGCCGCTGTGGGCGCAGATCCGACTGAACATCGGCGCCTTCATGCACAACCTCTTCCGCCAGGGCGCGTTCCAGGGTACGACGCCTCGCGATGCGTACTTCGTCAAGTGCGACAAAGAGACGACGACTCAGAACGACATCAACCTGGGCATTGTCAACATTGTGGTGGGCTTTGCGCCGCTCAAGCCAGCCGAGTTCGTGGTCATCAAGCTCCAGCAGATGGCCGGGCAGATCCAGGCCTAAGGAGAAAAAGATATGGCACAGTTCAGCGTCAATGCGCAGCGTTTCGATCCCTACAAGAACTTCAAGTTCCGCGTCAAATGGGACGGCAAGTACGTCGCCGGGGTCAGCAAGGTCGGCGCACTGAAGCGCACCACTGAGGTAGTGGAGCATCGCGAGGGCGGCGACCCGTCCAGCAGTCGGAAATCGCCTGGCCGGACGAAGTACGAAGCGATCACTCTGGAGCGCGGCGTGACTCACGATACCGAGTTCGAAAAATGGGCGAATAAGGTCTGGAACTACGGCTCCGGTCTGGGCGCCGAGGTGTCGTTAAAAGATTTCCGCAAGGACATCATCATCGAGATGTACAACGAGGCAGGGCAACTGGCCATTGGCTATAAGGTCTATCGCTGTTGGGTGTCGGAGTTCCAGGCGCAACCCGATCTGGACGCCAACGCGAATGCCGTCGCCATCCAGACCATCAAGTTGGAAAACGAGGGTTGGGAGCGCGACTATGAGGTGCCGGAGCCGAGTGAGCCGACCTTTACCGAACCGGCAGGGTAATGCGCTGTGCGTACACCAACGGCGGCCGAGCTGTTGAATGTGTGGGAACACGGCCTACGGCAGCGCCCGATTGATCGCGCGTTAGGGCTTTTGAGAGCTGTGTATCCGGAACAATCTACGGAAATCCTTGCCGATCTGAGCATCGGTGAGCGGGACGCTCGCCTGTTACGAGTCAGAGAACTATTCTTTGGCCCAGGTATAACCTGTACGACGTGCTGTCCCCGCTGTTCCGAGCGGCTGGAGTGGGAGTCGGACACAGCGGACCTGTTCATTCATGACGGAACCACCCCAACCGACGAGTTGCGCGTTGAAGCGGATGCCTATCGACTCACATTCAGGCTGCCGACTAGCCGCGACCTTGCGGCCCTAGACAGCGGTACGAACGGAGGCCGCGACGAGCGGAGACAGTTGCTGCTGGAGCGCTGCCTGCTTGAAGCTTCTACCTCGGAGGGTGAACTGCTGCGAATTACACAGTTACCCAACGCTGCCTTGCAAGCTATGGTGCAGGCAATAGATCAAGCCGATCCGCAGGCGCATCTCCTCATCAGTCTCACCTGTCCCGCCTGCAGCCACTGCTGGGAGGGCCTGTTCGATATTGTTTCCTTCCTCTGGGCGGAGGTGAACGCCTGGGCGGAGCGCACGTTACGGGCGGTGCATCTCCTTGCGCGAGCTTACGGGTGGCGAGAAGCAGATATTCTGGCGATGAGTCCAACTCGCCGACAAATATATCTGGAGATGGCGGGCTGATGAACGACTTTCTCGACAATCTCATTGATCGGCATATGGGCGCGACGCCGCCGATTATGCCACGCCTACCTGCGCTCTTCGAGTCGGAGGCATCCCATAGTGGACTGGATGCTGCTGTTCTTGACAACAAGGTTCCCGAGACGGAAGGAACCAATCTCCCATCCTCAGCCCCAGTTGTGAGACATGCCGCTCCCCCCACAGCAATCGAACCTGCACGGCAACAAGACGCGCGGACTCCATCGGTGTTTACCAGTGAAGAGCGCCCTTCTGCGAACGCCGTGGCGGACCAGCCGAGATTGTTCTTGTCCGCGCGAGGGACCGCCAGGATTTCTTCTCCCTCAGCAATCGAACCTGTGCAGCAACAAGATCCGCCGATCCCCCAGGTACCGACCCGCGGCGAGACATCTTCTGCTGAGGTCGTAGCCGACGAGCCCAGATTCTCCCCGACCACACGGAGGACCACCAGAATTCCTTCCGCTTCGCACAATCGTGGCGAGAAGGTGGCGGAGGAAGCGTATCAGGCACGTGAATCGCTTGTTCCAATCCTCTCCTTATCTTCCATTACCCTTCCCCTTATCGAGGACAGGATGCGTCAAGCGCACCAACAGAAGCCCATAGAGCATGCGCCACCTGATATTGAGAGGGTATCGGCAGAGCCCGTATTGATTGGAGACACTGTCAATAGGCCTCTATTTCCTCTCTCCCCCAGGGAGAGGGGGACCGACTCAACGGGTGATCCTCCAACTCGCTTGAGGAGAGATGGAAGAGGTGCTCATGGGCTCCTCAGACCGTCTATTACCGCCATCGCGCCCGCGATCGCTTCAGTAGTTGGAGCAGAGGAGCCCATGTCTCAAACGGAACCTGTCATCAACGTCACTATCGGCCGTATCGAGGTACGCGCTACGGTGGCTCCGCAGAAGGCAATGCCCAAGTCTGAAAACCGACCTCCAGTGATGGGCCTGGACGAATATTTGCGCCGTCGGTCGGGAGGGCATGACTGATGAGCAATTATCTGGCAATTGCGACGGTCACTGCGGCGTTAGGGCAAATCGTCCATGATGCCGCACAATCCGCCGTTTTTGGCAATGTCGGTTTGGATTTCGGGCGGCCGACCGTCCCAGGCGATGGTCAGGCGCAGCGTAAGGTACAGGTCTATTTGTATCTGGTAACACCCAATGCGGCGCTACGCAACAGCGATCTCCCGACCCGCGGACCCGACGGCAAACTGGTAGAGCGACCACAGGCAGCGTTGGACCTCCATTATCTTTTGGCGTTTTATGGCAGCCAACAAATACTGGAACCGGAGCGCATGTTAGGTGCTGTGGCCCGCAACCTCCATGCCCGTCCATTACTCTCACGTCAGGCGATCCAACACGCCCTCATTAACCACTCGGAGTTGGATGGCTCTAACCTGGCCGACGCCATCGAGCGGGTACGATTTACACCCGCCGCCGTCTCGCTCGACGAACTGTCAAAGCTGTGGTCGGTGTTTTTCCAAACGCCGCACGCGCTTTCGGTCGTCTACCACGCCAACGTAGTTTTGATCGAAGCGGAAGAGGGCGGCCCATCGGCATTGCCTGTATTGCGGCGCGGAGAAGAGGACCGCGGCGTAGAAACGTCGCCGGATGTCCGTTCTCCATTCCCGGTCTTGGAGAGTATTCACATCGGTGTTCTCGAAGACGTGGGGGTTGACCCTCTGCCTCGTTCCTATCCAAGCGCACAGTTGGCAAGCTATTTGATTCTCCGTGGCACCAATTTTACCGGAGATACTGTGGACGTTGAGTTCAGACATTCGCGTTTGTCCGAGCCGAATCATCCACAGTTCTTGGCGCCGCAAAAGATCCCTGTGCCTCCCGGGGACCGTACGGCCAATGAGATAAGACTCATCATTCCGAACGACGCCGACGCCCAGACGAAAGCGCGTATTGGACCCTACACCGTTTCGGTCATCGT
Above is a genomic segment from Candidatus Methylomirabilis lanthanidiphila containing:
- a CDS encoding cysteine protease; this translates as MAETHERLGMGWLPDYPSFCDHTVDLDELPQRLKDVGQRDSVKAMLKKVGVAVPLKALPASVDLRAWCSTIEDQGALGSCTANAGAGIVEYFERRAFARHLDASRLFLYKATRNLMHVTGDTGAFLRTTMGALVLFGVPPEEYWSYTIADFDKEPTAFCYAFAQNYQAIQYYRLDPTGTSKPTLLTRIKTNLVGGLPSMFGFTVYTSISQAAGSGKIPCPTPGEKVAGGHAIVAVGYDDAMKIKNTNPGGVATTGALLIRNSWGTGWGDHGYGWLPYDYVLKGLAVDWWSLLKNEWIDTGAFKV
- a CDS encoding Phage tail sheath protein, which translates into the protein MPVAVSYPGVYIEEIPSGVRTITGVATSITAFLGRAILGPTNEPVMINSFGDFERQFGGLGVNYPLSYAVRDFYLNGGSQAIIVRLYKDPATSGDARAGLTVDNLSVTAKSPGAWGKKLRATIDVEVPDEMRTRLGLSATDALFNLTVRLGNDVETFLNVTVTDNARRIDRVLKAESSLVEWKGSWPGTTPAMAKVATARDKLMDLNDALNATPVVPATVDAARTAYDTAKQDLDDAVTKAEKQLAAALAATPQVPATIAAAQTALQTAEDNMKGSNGGDLDQAAYEGSKNNKTGLYALDKADLFNLLCVPPDKRESDTLPAVYQTAMAYCKERRAMLIVDSAAAWSANKDTAAADAKNGLPSLGLSGEAARNAALYFPRVREADPLRGGQIDTFVPCGIIAGIMARTDAARGVWKAPAGLDAAINGIQGLNVALNDAENGMLNPLGINCMRVFPVNGRVVWGARTLRGADQLADEYKYVPVRRTALFIEESLYRGTQWVVFEPNDEPLWAQIRLNIGAFMHNLFRQGAFQGTTPRDAYFVKCDKETTTQNDINLGIVNIVVGFAPLKPAEFVVIKLQQMAGQIQA
- a CDS encoding T4-like virus tail tube protein gp19, with the translated sequence MAQFSVNAQRFDPYKNFKFRVKWDGKYVAGVSKVGALKRTTEVVEHREGGDPSSSRKSPGRTKYEAITLERGVTHDTEFEKWANKVWNYGSGLGAEVSLKDFRKDIIIEMYNEAGQLAIGYKVYRCWVSEFQAQPDLDANANAVAIQTIKLENEGWERDYEVPEPSEPTFTEPAG